From the Nonlabens marinus S1-08 genome, one window contains:
- a CDS encoding vitamin B12 dependent-methionine synthase activation domain-containing protein gives MSDKDFRPLKLSGLEPLVITPESNFVNVGERTNVAGSKKFLRLINEEKFDEALEIAREQVENGAQIIDINMDDGMIDGKAAMVKFLNLIAAEPDISRVPIMIDSSKWEIIEAGLQVVQGKCVVNSISLKEGEEEFIKHAKAIKRYGAAVIVMAFDEVGQADTYERRIEIAKRSYDILVDEVKFAPEDIIFDLNIFPVATGMDEHKLNAIDFIEGTRWVRENLPHASVSGGVSNVSFSFRGNNKVREAMHSAFLFHAIKAGMNMGIVNPAMLEVYDDIDKELLDYVEDVLLNRRDDATERLLDYAESVTQTARTSIIDNSWRETSLQDRITRALVKGIDAYIIEDVEEARLAATAPIEVIEGNLMTGMNVVGDLFGSGKMFLPQVVKSARVMKKAVAYLLPFIEKEKERLRLQAPKSSKGTFSSWRTANPIAYGLLQQRVKEKRKNPTPAENKMWEVLSNKKLDGYKFRREHIIGMYIVDFVCLRENLVIEIDGGYHDTEEQQEKDQERTNWLQEHGFRVIRFKNEQVLNDIEFVLNEVQYELKKVPSGDLGASAPKVLMATVKGDVHDIGKNIVSVVLACNNYEIIDLGVMVPPEKILDAAIEHNVDIIGLSGLITPSLDEMVYIAKEMKRRNFEVPLMIGGATTSRAHTAVKIAPEYEGTIVHVNDASRAVTIAGELTGDKDDDYFAFAKAKKEEYTKLRDDFLGRAKKKDYLTIDTAREHKFAIDWSSYEAVKPEKLGVHVLENIDLNRVSEYIDWSPFFRSWDLHGRYPDILSDEVVGEQATELFADAQEMLQQIIDENWLEAKAIYGLFPANTINHDDIKVEGTDQEFIFRTLRQQSKKATGKPQIALADFIAPKDSGKQDYIGAFCVSTGFGVPERAAQFEKDHDDYNSIMLKALADRLAEALAEYLHLKIRKEFWGYASDEQLENNDLIKEEYKGIRPAPGYPACPDHLEKETIWELLKVEDQIGVKLTESLAMWPAASVSGYYISHPESRYFGLGKIKEDQVKDYADRKGITFAKAEKWLNPNIAD, from the coding sequence ATGTCGGATAAGGATTTTAGGCCACTCAAACTTAGCGGACTCGAACCGCTGGTCATCACACCCGAAAGTAATTTTGTCAACGTTGGTGAGCGCACCAACGTTGCTGGCTCCAAAAAATTCCTACGACTCATCAACGAAGAGAAATTTGATGAGGCGCTGGAGATTGCAAGAGAACAGGTAGAAAATGGCGCACAGATCATCGACATCAACATGGATGATGGAATGATCGACGGCAAGGCTGCGATGGTCAAATTCCTGAATCTCATTGCCGCAGAACCCGATATTTCCAGAGTGCCTATCATGATCGATAGTTCCAAATGGGAAATCATCGAGGCTGGATTGCAGGTGGTTCAGGGAAAATGTGTGGTCAATTCCATCAGCCTTAAAGAAGGCGAGGAAGAATTTATAAAACACGCCAAAGCTATCAAGCGCTACGGTGCGGCCGTGATCGTTATGGCTTTTGATGAGGTTGGTCAAGCCGATACCTATGAGCGTCGCATCGAGATCGCAAAACGCAGTTATGATATTTTGGTGGATGAAGTGAAGTTTGCACCTGAGGATATCATTTTTGACCTCAATATCTTCCCAGTTGCAACGGGAATGGACGAGCACAAACTAAATGCTATTGATTTTATTGAAGGAACGCGATGGGTACGAGAAAACCTACCGCACGCGAGCGTTAGTGGTGGTGTGAGCAACGTGAGTTTCAGTTTTCGTGGTAATAATAAAGTCCGCGAGGCAATGCACAGCGCTTTTTTGTTTCATGCGATCAAGGCCGGAATGAATATGGGAATCGTCAATCCAGCGATGCTGGAAGTCTATGATGATATCGACAAAGAACTTCTCGATTACGTAGAAGATGTGCTACTCAACCGTCGTGATGATGCCACAGAGCGTCTACTGGACTATGCAGAAAGTGTAACCCAAACTGCTAGAACCAGTATTATCGACAACAGTTGGAGAGAAACTTCCTTGCAGGACCGCATCACACGAGCGTTAGTAAAAGGAATTGACGCCTATATTATAGAAGATGTAGAAGAAGCCAGACTTGCCGCAACCGCACCCATCGAAGTAATCGAAGGCAACCTGATGACGGGAATGAATGTAGTGGGCGATCTCTTTGGTTCTGGAAAAATGTTCTTGCCGCAGGTAGTAAAAAGCGCGCGTGTAATGAAAAAAGCTGTGGCTTATCTGTTGCCTTTTATCGAGAAGGAAAAGGAGAGACTTAGACTCCAAGCCCCTAAATCCTCAAAGGGGACTTTTTCATCATGGCGTACCGCCAATCCAATAGCCTATGGCTTATTGCAACAAAGAGTAAAGGAAAAACGGAAAAACCCAACACCTGCAGAGAATAAGATGTGGGAAGTTTTGAGTAATAAAAAATTGGATGGTTACAAATTCCGCAGAGAGCATATTATCGGAATGTATATCGTAGATTTTGTTTGTCTTAGAGAAAATCTAGTGATTGAAATAGATGGTGGTTATCACGATACAGAAGAACAACAAGAAAAAGATCAAGAAAGAACCAACTGGCTTCAAGAGCATGGATTTAGAGTCATAAGATTCAAAAACGAACAAGTGCTCAACGATATTGAGTTCGTTTTGAACGAAGTTCAATACGAACTCAAAAAAGTCCCCTCTGGGGATTTAGGGGCCAGCGCCCCCAAAGTCCTCATGGCCACCGTAAAAGGCGACGTCCACGACATCGGGAAAAATATTGTGAGCGTCGTATTGGCCTGTAATAATTATGAGATCATCGACTTGGGCGTCATGGTGCCACCAGAAAAAATATTGGATGCAGCGATTGAGCATAATGTCGATATTATCGGACTCAGCGGACTCATTACGCCGTCGCTGGACGAGATGGTGTATATCGCCAAAGAGATGAAGCGTCGCAATTTTGAGGTGCCACTCATGATAGGCGGTGCGACAACCTCGCGAGCGCACACGGCCGTGAAGATCGCTCCAGAATATGAGGGAACCATTGTCCACGTAAACGATGCGAGCAGAGCCGTGACAATTGCTGGAGAATTGACAGGCGATAAGGATGATGATTATTTCGCTTTCGCGAAAGCGAAAAAAGAAGAATACACAAAGCTGCGCGACGACTTTCTAGGAAGGGCTAAAAAGAAAGACTACCTAACCATTGATACGGCACGTGAACACAAGTTTGCCATTGATTGGTCAAGTTATGAGGCCGTAAAGCCGGAAAAGCTAGGGGTTCATGTTTTGGAGAACATTGATTTAAATCGTGTTTCAGAATATATTGACTGGTCACCGTTCTTCCGCAGTTGGGATTTGCACGGTCGTTATCCGGATATTTTGAGTGATGAAGTCGTTGGCGAACAAGCCACAGAGCTTTTTGCCGATGCTCAAGAAATGCTCCAGCAAATTATTGATGAAAATTGGCTGGAAGCCAAAGCCATCTACGGATTGTTTCCAGCAAACACCATTAACCACGACGACATTAAAGTTGAGGGAACCGATCAGGAATTTATTTTTAGAACGCTGCGCCAGCAATCAAAAAAAGCCACAGGAAAACCACAGATAGCACTAGCAGATTTCATCGCGCCGAAGGATTCTGGCAAACAGGATTACATTGGAGCTTTTTGCGTGAGCACAGGTTTTGGCGTTCCAGAACGTGCAGCCCAATTTGAAAAAGATCACGACGACTACAATTCCATCATGCTCAAAGCACTTGCAGACCGACTTGCCGAGGCTCTTGCAGAATATCTGCATTTGAAAATCCGCAAGGAATTCTGGGGTTATGCCAGCGATGAGCAGCTGGAAAATAATGATTTGATCAAGGAAGAATACAAGGGAATACGACCAGCACCAGGCTATCCAGCCTGTCCGGATCATCTGGAAAAAGAAACGATCTGGGAACTGCTGAAAGTAGAAGACCAAATAGGAGTCAAGTTGACGGAAAGTCTTGCTATGTGGCCAGCTGCTAGCGTTTCAGGTTATTACATTTCGCATCCTGAATCCCGCTATTTTGGATTAGGCAAGATCAAGGAAGATCAGGTCAAGGATTATGCAGATCGTAAAGGAATCACTTTCGCGAAAGCGGAAAAATGGCTTAACCCAAATATTGCGGACTAA
- a CDS encoding DUF6364 family protein has translation MKKKLTLSIDEDVIQKAKQYAQGTDRSLSELIESYLARILSVDLVQEQHGTYRIKDARKSNTKPSKYDKHIGILKDWDVDPVKDKEKIRAIRYEKYLK, from the coding sequence ATGAAAAAGAAATTGACATTAAGTATCGATGAAGATGTAATCCAAAAGGCAAAACAATATGCTCAAGGAACGGATCGTAGTTTATCAGAATTAATAGAAAGTTATCTGGCTAGAATTTTGAGCGTGGATTTGGTTCAAGAACAACATGGAACTTATCGCATAAAAGATGCACGAAAATCTAATACAAAGCCAAGCAAATACGATAAGCATATAGGTATATTAAAGGATTGGGATGTCGATCCTGTAAAGGATAAAGAGAAAATACGTGCCATTCGATATGAAAAATACCTAAAATGA
- a CDS encoding homocysteine S-methyltransferase family protein, with translation MRNNDLFNALQERILVLDGAMGTMLQRHKFTEADFRGKRFADYGSDVKGNNDLLSITQPEAIAGVHAAYFAAGADIVETNTFSATTIAMSDYHMEDLVDELNIQSAKIARQVADEFTKKEPHKPRFIAGAIGPTNKTASMSPDVNDPGFRAITFEELRKAYKQQAAGLVKGGVDILLVETVFDTLNAKAALFAIEELKEELGSDIPVMVSGTITDASGRTLSGQTAEAFLISIEHIPLLSVGFNCALGAKQLTPYLETVAGKSQFGISAYPNAGLPNAFGEYDESPEQMASQIREYLDKSLVNIIGGCCGTTPEHIAAIAKLAEEYQPRPIPSFQKLADVG, from the coding sequence TTGAGAAATAACGATTTATTTAATGCCTTGCAAGAGCGCATCCTAGTGCTGGATGGTGCCATGGGAACGATGCTGCAGCGACACAAATTTACCGAGGCAGATTTTAGAGGCAAGCGGTTTGCAGATTACGGATCTGATGTAAAGGGAAATAACGATTTACTTTCTATTACTCAGCCCGAAGCCATCGCAGGCGTTCACGCAGCCTATTTTGCGGCTGGAGCAGATATTGTAGAGACCAACACCTTTAGTGCAACAACCATTGCCATGTCAGATTATCACATGGAAGATCTGGTGGACGAGCTCAACATCCAGAGCGCAAAAATCGCCCGTCAAGTAGCCGACGAGTTTACCAAAAAAGAACCTCACAAACCCAGATTCATAGCAGGCGCCATAGGCCCAACCAACAAAACGGCCAGCATGTCGCCAGATGTAAACGATCCTGGTTTTAGGGCGATCACGTTTGAGGAATTACGCAAGGCTTACAAACAACAAGCTGCTGGACTCGTCAAAGGCGGCGTTGATATTTTACTGGTAGAAACCGTATTTGACACGCTCAATGCTAAGGCTGCCCTTTTTGCCATTGAAGAACTCAAAGAAGAATTGGGATCGGATATTCCAGTTATGGTCAGCGGTACCATAACCGATGCTTCAGGAAGAACATTAAGCGGTCAAACTGCCGAGGCTTTTCTGATTTCCATTGAACACATTCCGCTATTGTCGGTTGGGTTTAATTGCGCTTTGGGCGCAAAACAATTGACTCCATATCTAGAAACTGTTGCAGGGAAATCTCAATTCGGGATTAGTGCTTATCCCAATGCGGGCTTGCCTAATGCGTTTGGTGAATACGACGAGTCGCCAGAGCAAATGGCTTCACAAATCAGGGAATATTTGGACAAATCATTGGTCAACATCATTGGTGGTTGTTGTGGGACGACTCCAGAACATATTGCTGCCATAGCTAAATTAGCAGAAGAATACCAACCTAGACCTATTCCATCATTTCAAAAACTAGCAGATGTCGGATAA
- a CDS encoding NAD(P)/FAD-dependent oxidoreductase: MITTDILIIGAGPTGLFAVFEAGLLKLKCHIIDALAQPGGQCTELYPKKPIYDIPGFPEVLAGDLVNNLMKQIEPFQPGFTLGERAETIDKLDDGTFIVTTNKGTKHHTKIVAIAGGLGSFEPRKPTIDGLEKYEDKGLAYMIKDPEDYRGKKVVIAGGGDSALDWSIFLADVASEVTLVHRREEFRGALDSVEKVEELVDQDKIRLVTPAEILDINGEGAVESVLLQHNDEAKRMEVIECDAFIPLFGLAPKLGPIADWGLEIEKNAIKVDNTLDYQTNIPGIYAIGDVNTYPGKLKLILCGFHEATLMCQSAYQRIFPDKRYVMKYTTVGGIDGFDGSRKEAEKAVVKKIGNKQNV; encoded by the coding sequence ATGATTACCACAGATATTTTGATTATAGGTGCAGGCCCGACGGGACTTTTTGCCGTTTTTGAAGCCGGATTGTTGAAGCTGAAGTGCCACATCATTGACGCACTTGCGCAACCTGGTGGTCAATGTACTGAGCTATACCCTAAAAAGCCTATTTACGACATTCCAGGCTTTCCAGAAGTACTGGCCGGAGATCTGGTTAATAATCTTATGAAACAGATCGAACCGTTCCAGCCTGGATTTACACTAGGCGAGCGTGCCGAAACCATAGACAAACTGGATGATGGAACATTCATAGTGACCACTAACAAGGGAACTAAACATCATACAAAAATCGTCGCTATTGCTGGCGGTTTGGGTTCTTTTGAACCACGTAAACCAACCATCGACGGATTGGAGAAGTACGAGGATAAAGGACTTGCTTACATGATCAAGGATCCAGAGGATTATCGTGGCAAAAAAGTAGTGATCGCTGGTGGTGGCGATAGTGCGTTGGACTGGTCGATCTTTTTGGCAGATGTTGCCAGTGAGGTAACTTTGGTACATCGCCGTGAGGAATTCCGTGGTGCGCTGGATAGTGTGGAGAAAGTAGAGGAGTTGGTCGATCAAGATAAAATCAGACTAGTCACTCCAGCCGAAATCCTTGACATCAATGGTGAAGGTGCTGTTGAATCCGTTCTATTGCAACACAACGACGAGGCAAAACGCATGGAAGTCATCGAGTGCGATGCTTTTATTCCGTTATTTGGTCTTGCTCCTAAATTAGGCCCTATAGCCGATTGGGGTCTAGAAATAGAAAAGAATGCGATCAAAGTGGATAATACCTTGGACTATCAAACCAACATTCCTGGCATCTATGCTATAGGCGATGTGAATACCTATCCAGGAAAATTGAAACTGATTCTTTGCGGTTTTCACGAGGCAACATTAATGTGTCAGAGTGCTTACCAAAGAATCTTTCCAGACAAACGTTATGTCATGAAATACACCACCGTTGGCGGCATTGATGGATTTGACGGTTCCCGAAAAGAAGCTGAAAAAGCAGTGGTCAAAAAAATAGGCAACAAGCAGAATGTCTGA
- a CDS encoding 2Fe-2S iron-sulfur cluster-binding protein, with protein MSDIKITIIDREGQRHEVDAPTDMNMNIMEVCKAYDLPVQAVCGGMAMCATCQCYIISDHDLGERNDDEEAMLWEASFVKDNSRLGCQIPITEDLEGLVIELAPEE; from the coding sequence ATGTCTGATATCAAGATCACCATCATTGACCGTGAAGGCCAGCGTCACGAGGTCGATGCGCCTACAGACATGAACATGAACATCATGGAAGTCTGCAAGGCCTATGATTTACCTGTCCAAGCGGTTTGTGGCGGTATGGCAATGTGCGCCACCTGTCAATGTTATATCATTAGCGATCACGATTTAGGTGAGCGCAATGATGATGAAGAAGCCATGCTTTGGGAAGCATCTTTTGTAAAAGATAACTCAAGGCTTGGATGTCAAATTCCGATTACTGAAGATTTGGAGGGGTTGGTGATTGAACTGGCTCCTGAGGAGTAG
- a CDS encoding tRNA pseudouridine synthase A: MFRKERHYYIIKLQYLGFRFHGWQKQPDLPTVERMVQRTLRFVFDHSNFKILAAGRTDARVSVNETAIELFLDDEPISDLDVFLKEFNLNLPSDIRALGIEPTTADFNIINSPKVKEYIYLFSHGEKFHPFCASLMVYMKSELDIELMKKAAQLFVGEKDFWSYTYKPQAETNTTSVVDSCYIEENNLFTANFFPEESFCFRVSGKGFKRHQVRLMMGALFDLGMGKMTLEDFEKTLDGSNKIHLSHIAPSSGLMLFRTELTS; the protein is encoded by the coding sequence ATGTTCCGAAAAGAAAGACATTATTACATCATCAAACTCCAATACCTAGGCTTCAGATTTCACGGTTGGCAAAAGCAGCCAGATCTGCCCACGGTAGAACGTATGGTGCAGCGCACGTTGCGCTTTGTTTTTGATCATTCCAACTTCAAAATTTTGGCAGCTGGAAGGACTGATGCTCGAGTTTCTGTGAATGAAACGGCTATTGAATTGTTTCTCGATGATGAACCTATTTCTGATCTCGATGTATTTCTCAAAGAATTCAACCTCAACTTGCCTAGCGACATTAGAGCGTTGGGAATAGAACCAACCACAGCCGACTTCAACATTATCAATTCTCCCAAAGTCAAGGAATACATCTACTTGTTTTCGCATGGTGAGAAATTCCATCCCTTTTGTGCGTCCTTGATGGTGTACATGAAGTCAGAGTTGGATATTGAACTCATGAAAAAAGCCGCACAACTCTTTGTGGGCGAGAAGGACTTCTGGTCGTATACCTACAAACCTCAAGCGGAAACCAACACGACCAGCGTGGTAGACAGCTGTTATATCGAAGAAAACAATCTTTTTACGGCCAACTTTTTTCCAGAGGAGAGTTTTTGCTTTCGCGTAAGCGGAAAAGGTTTCAAACGCCACCAGGTGCGCCTCATGATGGGAGCGCTCTTTGATCTGGGTATGGGAAAAATGACGTTGGAAGATTTTGAGAAAACACTGGACGGAAGCAACAAAATCCATCTTTCCCACATTGCGCCCAGCAGTGGCTTGATGCTTTTTAGAACGGAATTAACATCGTGA
- a CDS encoding acyloxyacyl hydrolase, whose protein sequence is MTYRILFVVVFLAFAKAMTAQSQEQVPSIATLDVSLMHGTILQHNPDISHLITEHPKGVLLSYNRKTFGENEWESRYGFPDWGFSAAYQDMKNYNLGEAYSAYAHYNFHFFNRNLQFRVGQGLAYMTKPFDVETNPQNNAYGTTITSSTYLVANYRKENIYKGLGFHAGASIIHYSNANVRAPNNSTNTWFFNAGLNYTLNRDEIPEYKIWEKRGYTEPIGINAVARLGFNESDFRGSGQYPFYDFSVYADKRINIKSSLHTGVELFVAEFLEEYRDYVANSFPEQGIDGSENFQRVGLLIGHELHLGKTSVLSQFGYYIYQPIEFESKFYNRLGLQRRLTDNIFASVTVKAHGAKAEGVSLGIGYRFDKVFNSKSEKL, encoded by the coding sequence ATGACGTACCGTATTTTATTTGTGGTGGTTTTTCTCGCTTTCGCGAAAGCGATGACCGCACAATCACAAGAACAAGTTCCCAGTATTGCAACACTAGACGTCTCCTTGATGCATGGGACGATCCTGCAACACAACCCAGATATTTCACACCTAATCACAGAACATCCAAAAGGAGTTTTACTGAGTTACAACCGCAAGACCTTTGGCGAGAATGAATGGGAATCCAGATATGGCTTTCCAGATTGGGGATTCAGCGCGGCCTATCAGGATATGAAGAATTATAATCTGGGTGAGGCTTACAGTGCTTACGCACACTACAATTTTCATTTTTTCAATCGCAATCTCCAATTTAGAGTTGGGCAAGGATTGGCCTACATGACCAAGCCTTTTGACGTGGAGACAAACCCGCAGAACAATGCTTATGGTACGACGATCACGAGTTCTACTTATTTGGTTGCGAATTATAGAAAAGAGAATATTTATAAGGGATTGGGATTTCATGCGGGAGCTAGTATTATCCATTATTCCAATGCTAACGTGCGTGCGCCCAATAACTCGACTAACACTTGGTTTTTCAATGCTGGTCTGAATTATACGTTGAACCGTGACGAGATTCCAGAATATAAGATTTGGGAAAAGCGTGGTTATACAGAGCCTATAGGCATCAATGCAGTGGCACGATTGGGGTTTAATGAAAGCGATTTTAGAGGCAGCGGTCAATATCCGTTTTATGATTTTTCTGTGTATGCCGATAAGCGCATCAATATTAAGAGCAGTTTGCACACAGGAGTAGAGCTTTTTGTTGCCGAATTTCTCGAGGAATACCGCGATTATGTAGCCAATAGTTTTCCAGAACAAGGCATCGATGGCAGTGAGAATTTCCAGCGTGTAGGATTATTGATAGGTCATGAGTTGCACCTAGGAAAAACAAGTGTGTTGTCTCAATTTGGTTATTATATATATCAACCTATTGAGTTTGAATCTAAGTTTTACAATAGATTGGGTCTACAAAGAAGGTTGACCGATAACATTTTTGCAAGCGTTACCGTAAAGGCACATGGTGCAAAGGCAGAAGGCGTTAGCCTGGGAATAGGCTACCGATTTGATAAAGTGTTTAACTCTAAATCGGAGAAGTTATGA
- a CDS encoding head GIN domain-containing protein — translation MSSELGITKRSVRAQRCTEPVEVSRTVQLPQFKIQNLFLEFGIWNVIKRQKFNSSTVIILLLAITLASTTSCDSEEGLNCTQTAGDIQSFEVDIDAFDKVVIFERMGATFKQGPIQKVVVTTGENLFNDIELKVVDGQLQIINNNGCNVIRNYGITQIEITSPNLTEIRTSTGEDIISDGVLNYPNLTLLSEDATVEEDFYNTDGDFRLALDVQNLTIVSNNLSYFYLSGTVENANITFLEGDGRIHAEDLEIQNAQIFHRGTSEWRMEVKQNIAGTINGYGDVILNNQPTTVDVDETWRGRLIYLNN, via the coding sequence ATGAGTTCAGAGTTAGGAATTACAAAAAGGTCAGTTCGAGCGCAGCGCTGCACTGAGCCTGTCGAAGTGTCGAGAACAGTTCAGTTACCTCAATTCAAAATTCAGAATTTATTTTTGGAATTTGGAATTTGGAATGTGATCAAACGCCAAAAATTCAATTCGTCAACTGTTATCATCCTATTACTAGCCATCACGCTAGCAAGTACAACCAGTTGCGATAGCGAGGAAGGCCTTAATTGTACCCAAACCGCCGGCGATATCCAGAGTTTTGAAGTTGACATTGATGCGTTTGATAAAGTCGTAATTTTTGAACGAATGGGAGCAACCTTTAAACAAGGTCCAATTCAAAAGGTAGTTGTGACCACTGGTGAGAATCTCTTCAACGACATTGAACTTAAAGTAGTGGATGGCCAGCTGCAAATTATCAATAACAATGGCTGTAATGTGATACGGAACTACGGCATAACCCAAATCGAAATCACATCACCCAACCTTACCGAAATCAGAACCAGCACCGGCGAGGACATCATAAGTGATGGCGTACTCAACTATCCCAACTTGACCTTACTTTCTGAAGATGCCACGGTAGAAGAAGATTTCTATAATACGGATGGTGATTTTAGACTGGCACTAGACGTTCAAAACTTGACCATCGTTTCAAACAACCTGAGCTATTTTTATTTAAGCGGCACGGTAGAAAATGCAAATATTACATTCCTAGAAGGCGACGGTCGCATACACGCTGAAGATCTTGAAATTCAAAATGCGCAAATTTTTCATCGTGGTACATCAGAATGGCGCATGGAGGTAAAACAAAACATCGCCGGAACCATCAATGGCTACGGCGATGTGATATTAAATAATCAACCTACAACCGTTGATGTCGATGAGACTTGGCGTGGTCGATTGATCTATCTTAATAATTAG
- a CDS encoding DUF2911 domain-containing protein produces the protein MKNILLAAAAMAITFTATAQDFDKMDKSPMDAAYFPAQSTKRAFAKTEEQKAALQPQIRVLYGRPSLNDRAVFTATDEKGSGIQKFGEKWRLGANENTEIMLMSDAMIGGKELKAGRYSMVVVPTENEWTIHINSEIDAWGHYSHKEEMDVVTTTIPVTNDGESLENLSMALYSPNKDEVVHLKMGWGTYRAEMPITLL, from the coding sequence ATGAAAAACATACTTTTAGCCGCTGCTGCCATGGCAATCACCTTTACGGCAACAGCACAGGATTTTGACAAAATGGACAAGAGTCCAATGGACGCAGCATACTTTCCTGCACAGTCCACAAAGCGTGCTTTCGCGAAAACAGAGGAGCAAAAAGCGGCGTTGCAACCACAGATCAGAGTGCTTTACGGAAGGCCTAGTCTTAATGACCGTGCAGTTTTCACGGCAACCGATGAGAAAGGTTCTGGAATCCAAAAATTTGGTGAAAAATGGAGATTGGGAGCAAACGAAAACACAGAAATAATGCTAATGAGCGATGCGATGATAGGTGGCAAAGAACTTAAAGCAGGTCGCTATTCCATGGTAGTTGTTCCTACTGAGAATGAATGGACGATCCACATCAATAGCGAGATTGACGCCTGGGGACATTACTCCCATAAGGAAGAAATGGATGTTGTAACTACTACAATTCCCGTAACAAATGATGGAGAAAGTCTTGAAAACCTAAGCATGGCTTTATATTCACCTAATAAAGATGAGGTTGTACACCTTAAAATGGGTTGGGGAACTTACAGAGCAGAAATGCCTATCACGCTTCTCTAA
- the metF gene encoding methylenetetrahydrofolate reductase [NAD(P)H], with amino-acid sequence MKITDHIKKAKKTLFSFEIIPPVKGKSIQELYSNIDPLMEFKPPFIDVTTSREEFIYIEKKNGLLEKKLTRMRPGTLGICAAIQNKYDVDTVPHLLCGGFTQQETEYLLVDCQYLEIDNVMALRGDARKGDKRFECTEGGHEFAIDLVKQVEQLNKGHYLHDVIEISCDVDFCIGVAGYPEKHEESPSMKTDLKRLKNKVDAGAHYVVTQMFFDNKKYFEFVKAARDIGITVPIIPGIKPIATKRHLQLLPQTFHLDIPQDLVDAVENCKTNKDVRQVGVEFCIEQCRELLAHNVPVLHFYSMGKSDNIYDIAKAIF; translated from the coding sequence ATGAAGATCACCGATCATATAAAAAAAGCCAAAAAAACGCTGTTCAGCTTTGAGATTATACCGCCAGTAAAGGGTAAATCCATACAGGAATTGTACAGCAATATCGATCCCTTAATGGAGTTTAAACCACCATTTATTGATGTGACGACCTCTCGAGAAGAGTTTATCTACATCGAAAAAAAGAACGGACTACTCGAGAAAAAATTGACCAGAATGCGTCCGGGAACCTTGGGTATTTGTGCAGCGATTCAGAATAAATACGATGTGGATACAGTTCCGCACTTGCTTTGCGGTGGTTTTACTCAGCAGGAAACAGAATATTTATTGGTCGACTGTCAATACCTAGAGATCGATAACGTGATGGCATTGCGAGGCGATGCCCGTAAAGGAGATAAACGCTTTGAGTGCACAGAAGGCGGTCACGAATTTGCGATAGATCTAGTTAAGCAAGTTGAACAATTAAACAAAGGTCATTACCTACATGATGTCATCGAGATTTCTTGCGATGTGGATTTTTGTATAGGCGTTGCGGGTTACCCAGAAAAACATGAAGAATCACCCAGCATGAAAACCGATTTGAAGCGATTGAAGAATAAGGTCGATGCAGGCGCACATTATGTAGTTACCCAAATGTTTTTTGACAACAAGAAATATTTTGAGTTTGTCAAAGCGGCGCGCGATATAGGAATCACAGTTCCCATCATTCCCGGGATCAAGCCTATCGCGACTAAAAGACACCTACAATTATTACCGCAAACATTTCACCTAGACATTCCGCAAGATTTAGTGGACGCTGTAGAAAACTGCAAGACGAATAAAGACGTACGTCAAGTAGGCGTGGAGTTTTGTATCGAGCAGTGCCGTGAATTACTGGCGCATAATGTGCCCGTTTTGCACTTTTACAGCATGGGCAAAAGCGATAACATCTACGACATTGCCAAAGCCATTTTTTAA